A genomic window from Lotus japonicus ecotype B-129 chromosome 1, LjGifu_v1.2 includes:
- the LOC130740345 gene encoding uncharacterized protein LOC130740345 produces the protein MVLKKYIADRPTPSAWCDFDKVEQISLDDHPWNTKVRVLACWKNPDELLESESSCLEMVLIGAEGVKIQASICKRHPIRNQIAEGAVYKISNFRIFPNDGVLRFTGHSCRLFFHGCTKMVRTTEDGVIPLNCWSFFDTRHIKIIRDTFTEVIDFVGLVIAASEEKVYIRNSKITKRMVIQLQDLRGNIHCVLEGEHVETFLEYLSSNWTEKPMMVIQFVKVFTHRGRPFIDCIPPATKMYIEPVIEESVVLAGRLAEAGFQNGPVEFISRDIAYANLNADVLKFYPRRTISELLVEKEQGVFLVHVVVVAVLKGGYWCYPSCRCHNELNLRNDAFECSKCSMIFEKMIHRYRVKIEVFDASDSAVFVLFEREVQQLISVSCEDLVSNIKVDDDSNVVYPQEFEDRIPGKELIFKIRNDGGITYNGAECYHVLAITEDPEAISLFHALQSNDSTANAQFGTNTTGVENNEELEDKEVGGFSYNTPFEDVPESSTGSLLPKPLKRKLVLDFDDESEEDGNNVQVVEGFLNEKNSSNLVLSADEDNIRVEVDEDKSIDDADDDFECTMMEIAEEDELDDEAELEDDLAYVD, from the exons ATGGTTTT GAAAAAATATATTGCAGATCGTCCTACTCCTTCTGCTTGGTGTGATTTTGATAAAGTGGAACAAATTTCACTTGATGATCATCCTTGGAATACCAAGGTGCGTGTTCTTGCTTGCTGGAAAAATCCTGATGAGCTGTTGGAATCTGAATCATCATGCTTGGAAATGGTGCTTATTGGTGCTGAG GGTGTCAAAATACAAGCTTCTATCTGTAAGAGACACCCAATAAGGAATCAGATTGCTGAAGGAGCTGTGTACAAGATATCAAATTTCAGGATCTTCCCTAATGATGGAGTGCTGCGTTTCACCGGGCATAGCTGCAGGCTTTTTTTTCATGGATGCACAAAGATGGTTCGAACCACTGAGGATGGTGTTATTCCTTTAAACTGCTGGTCCTTCTTTGATACACGCCATATTAAAATTATCAGGGATACCTTCACAGAAGTAATAG ATTTTGTTGGACTGGTCATTGCTGCATCAGAGGAGAAGGTTTACATCAGGAATTCAAAAATTACTAAGAGGATGGTGATTCAACTCCAGGACCTTAG GGGAAATATCCATTGTGTGCTTGAAGGAGAACATGTGGAAACATTTTTGGAGTATTTGTCTTCAAACTGGACAGAAAAACCTATGATGGTTATACAGTTTGTCAAAGTTTTCACCCACAGAG GGAGACCATTCATTGATTGCATACCACCTGCAACCAAAATGTACATTGAGCCTGTTATTGAGGAATCAGTTGTGCTAGCTGGAAG GTTggcagaagctggatttcaaAATGGCCCTGTTGAGTTTATAAGTCGTGATATTGCGTATGCGAATCTTAATGCTGACGTGCTGAAGTTCTACCCAAGGAGAACAATTTCTGAGCTTTTAGTGGAGAAAGAG CAAGGTGTATTTCTTgttcatgttgttgttgttgcggTCTTAAAGGGTGGTTATTGGTGTTATCCTTCTTGTAGATGCCACAATGAGTTGAATTTACGTAATGATGCGTTTGAATGTTCAAAGTGTTCTATGATCTTTGAGAAGATGATTCATAG GTACCGTGTTAAGATTGAAGTTTTTGATGCTTCCGATAGTGCTGTTTTTGTTCTCTTTGAGAGGGAAGTACAACAATTGATTAGTGTGTCATGTGAAGATTTAGTCAGTAACATTAAG GTGGATGATGATTCTAATGTTGTCTATCcacaagaatttgaagatcgcATACCTGGAAAAGagcttatttttaaaatacgtAATGATGGTGGAATTACATATAATGGAGCTGAATGTTACCATGTCCTTGCCATTACTGAGGATCCTGAAGCAATTTCCTTATTTCATGCATTACAATCTAATGATTCAACTGCCAAT GCACAATTTGGGACCAATACCACTGGTGTTGAAAACAATGAAGAGCTGGAAGACAAGGAAGTTGGTGGTTTTTCCTATAATACACCATTTGAAGATGTGCCTGAAAGTAGCACTGGATCTTTACTTCCCAAACCATTGAAGAGGAAATTGGTGTTGGACTTTGATGATGAATCTGAGGAGGATGGTAATAATGTCCAAGTTGTGGAAGGTTTCCTGAATGAGAAGAATTCATCTAACTTGGTGCTTTCTGCTGACGAAGACAACATTAGGGTGGAAGTGGATGAGGACAAAAGTATTGATGATGCAGATGATGACTTTGAATGTACTATGATGGAAATTGCTGAGGAAGATGAGTTAGATGATGAAGCTGAATTGGAGGATGATCTTGCATATGTTGACTGA
- the LOC130740354 gene encoding uncharacterized protein LOC130740354: protein MYIEPVIEESVVLAGRLAEAGFQNGPVEFISRDIAYANLNADVLKFYPRRTISELLVEKEQGVFLVHAVVVAVLKGGYWCYPSCRCHNELNLRNDAFECSKCSMIFEKMIHRYRVKIEVFDASDNVVFVLFEREVQQLISVSCEDLVSNIKVDDDSNVVYPQEFEDRIPGKELIFKIRNDGGITYNGAECYHVLAITEDPEAISLFHALQSNDSTANHWIFTSQTIEEGNWCWTLMMNLREDGNNVQVVEGFLNEKNSSNLVLSADEDNIRVEVDEDKSIDDADDDFECTMMEIAEEDELDDEAELEDDLAYVD, encoded by the exons ATGTACATTGAGCCTGTTATTGAGGAATCAGTTGTGCTAGCTGGAAG GTTggcagaagctggatttcaaAATGGCCCTGTTGAGTTTATAAGTCGTGATATTGCGTATGCGAATCTTAATGCTGACGTGCTGAAGTTCTACCCAAGGAGAACAATTTCTGAGCTTTTAGTGGAGAAAGAG CAAGGTGTATTTCTTGTTCATGCTGTTGTTGTTGCGGTCTTAAAGGGTGGTTATTGGTGTTATCCTTCTTGTAGATGCCACAATGAGTTGAATTTACGTAATGATGCGTTTGAATGTTCAAAGTGTTCTATGATCTTTGAGAAGATGATTCATAG GTACCGTGTTAAGATTGAAGTTTTTGATGCTTCCGATAATGTTGTTTTTGTTCTCTTTGAGAGGGAAGTACAACAATTGATTAGTGTGTCATGTGAAGATTTAGTCAGTAACATTAAG GTGGATGATGATTCTAATGTTGTCTATCcacaagaatttgaagatcgcATACCTGGAAAAGagcttatttttaaaatacgtAATGATGGTGGAATTACATATAATGGAGCTGAATGTTACCATGTCCTTGCCATTACTGAGGATCCTGAAGCAATTTCCTTATTTCATGCATTACAATCTAATGATTCAACTGCCAAT CACTGGATCTTTACTTCCCAAACCATTGAAGAGGGAAATTGGTGTTGGACTTTGATGATGAATCTGAGGGAGGATGGTAATAATGTCCAAGTTGTGGAAGGTTTCCTGAATGAGAAGAATTCATCTAACTTGGTGCTTTCTGCTGACGAAGACAACATTAGGGTGGAAGTGGATGAGGACAAAAGTATTGATGATGCAGATGATGACTTTGAATGTACTATGATGGAAATTGCTGAGGAAGATGAGTTAGATGATGAAGCTGAATTGGAGGATGATCTTGCATATGTTGACTGA